A genomic segment from Branchiostoma floridae strain S238N-H82 chromosome 7, Bfl_VNyyK, whole genome shotgun sequence encodes:
- the LOC118418796 gene encoding uncharacterized protein LOC118418796, with product MDIVGKLRSSFLTFHKATESTPADKFPKKKTKWHQEAVQIIKKMVEKPDEVTKAKFATHIEVAVATPAVFALVNEVAEKYRMGGIVGSGHKPVVKQGLFEFLQGRPSERQEHWLQRLLEGLSVIDFKDALKKEPRMGSVKYLREECDRWKDRAEEAEGELEQWKQRAEAAEAELAMIKSSQPIQKVKDHPQSKDHRSKGERNPHHYGRRSRSPSPSHRTATSPSHGTATSPSRETGTSPSRETGTSPSRGTGTSPSRETGTSPSRGTGTSPSREIATSPSRGTGTSPSRGTGTSPSRGTGTSPSRGTGTSPSRGTGTSPSRGTGTSPAREIATSPAREIATSPAREIATSPAREIATSPARKRGPTARTGRHPTARTQPTRQYSRKRKSAASSTPAVQKKKKHTETVYPPKPLKTNQLVAVAYKQGPYVGTVKRVQGLTADVSFMEYRGDGVYAPTNKPVETVEHKYVFAVDFPANKLCGGKVHVLSNEQLSKGFKKYISAYGL from the exons ATGGACATTGTAGGAAAGCTGCGGTCGTCCTTCCTGACTTTTCACAAGGCCACGGAGTCAACGCCCGCGGACAAGTTCcccaagaagaaaacaaagtgGCACCAGGAGGCCGTTCAAATCATCAAGAAAATGGTCGAG AAACCGGACGAGGTGACCAAAGCGAAGTTTGCCACGCACATCGAGGTGGCAGTCGCCACACCTGCCGTTTTCGCCCTTGTCAATGAGGTGGCTGAGAAATACAGGATGGGTGGCATTGTGGGCAGTGGCCACAAGCCAGTGGTCAAACAAGGCTTGTTCGAATTCCTCCAAGGCAGGCCCTCAGAGAGGCAAGAGCACTGGCTGCAACGCCTTTTGGAGGGGCTGTCGGTGATAGATTTCAAGGACGCCTTGAAGAAG GAACCAAGGATGGGCAGTGTAAAGTATCTGCGGGAGGAGTGTGACAGGTGGAAAGACAGGGCTGAAGAAGCAGAAGGAGAACTGGAACAGTGGAAGCAGCGGGCCGAGGCAGCGGAGGCGGAACTGGCAAT GATCAAAAGCTCCCAACCCATCCAGAAGGTCAAGGACCACCCCCAGTCCAAAGACCACCGGTCTAAGGGTGAACGGAACCCTCACCATTACGGCAGGCGGAGCCGCTCGCCTTCTCCATCCCACAGGACAGCGACTTCTCCATCGCACGGGACAGCGACTTCTCCATCCCGTGAGACAGGGACTTCTCCATCCCGCGAGACAGGGACTTCTCCATCCCGCGGGACAGGGACTTCTCCATCCCGCGAGACAGGGACTTCTCCATCCCGCGGGACAGGGACTTCTCCATCCCGCGAGATAGCGACGTCTCCATCCCGCGGGACAGGGACTTCTCCATCCCGCGGGACAGGGACTTCTCCATCCCGCGGGACAGGGACTTCTCCATCCCGCGGGACAGGGACTTCTCCATCCCGCGGGACAGGGACTTCTCCATCCCGCGGGACAGGGACTTCTCCAGCCCGCGAGATAGCGACTTCTCCAGCCCGCGAGATAGCGACTTCTCCAGCCCGCGAGATAGCGACTTCTCCAGCCCGCGAGATAGCGACTTCTCCAGCCCGCAAGAGAGGCCCCACAGCCCGTACCGGTCGCCACCCCACAGCCCGTACACAACCCACCCGACAGTACTCCCGAAAGAGGAAATCGGCGGCCAGCTCCACCCCCGCcgttcagaagaaaaaaaagcacacGGAGACCGTTTACCCACCAAAGCCCCTCAAGACCAACCAGCTAGTTGCGGTTGCGTACAAACAGGGGCCGTATGTGGGTACGGTCAAACGTGTACAGGGGCTGACCGCCGATGTCAGCTTTATGGAGTATCGGGGTGATGGAGTGTACGCCCCCACAAATAAGCCTGTGGAGACAGTTGAGCACAAGTACGTGTTTGCTGTTGACTTTCCCGCAAACAAACTGTGTGGAGGAAAGGTCCACGTGCTAAGCAATGAGCAGCTGAGCAAGGGCTTCAAAAAGTACATTTCAGCGTATGGCCTGTAA